A window from Primulina eburnea isolate SZY01 chromosome 2, ASM2296580v1, whole genome shotgun sequence encodes these proteins:
- the LOC140824798 gene encoding transcription factor MYB90-like: protein MDRVNALGVRKGAWSKEEDARLKKCVEQFGEGRWHLVPLRTGLNRCRKSCRLRWLNYLRPDITRGKFTKDEIDLLIRLHKLLGNRWSLIAGRIPGRTANDIKNFWNSRMEKKSGGGKGRPNQKNNTKANIIRPRPLSFSTPTIHDHRGARLETDHGHQSNNSKDKLQPSSSINASLSSSSKEANECIRWWSNLIDTAGEDFAFVDDKGEEKGLCTGSKINPVGFIDDGSDLSVPPKKLTDDRSRLR from the exons ATGGACAGGGTCAATGCTTTGGGAGTTAGGAAAGGCGCATGGTCTAAAGAAGAGGACGCTCGGCTGAAGAAATGTGTCGAGCAGTTCGGAGAAGGAAGGTGGCATCTTGTCCCACTTAGAACAG GGTTGAACAGATGCAGGAAGAGTTGCAGGTTGAGATGGTTGAACTATCTCAGGCCAGATATTACAAGAGGCAAATTTACAAAAGATGAGATTGATCTCTTGATAAGGCTTCATAAGCTATTAGGCAACAG ATGGTCGTTGATTGCTGGAAGAATCCCCGGAAGAACGGCAAACGACATAAAGAACTTTTGGAACAGCCGGATGGAGAAGAAATCAGGAGGAGGAAAGGGACGACCAAACCAGAAAAATAACACAAAGGCAAACATCATCCGGCCCCGACCTCTTAGTTTTTCTACCCCCACGATCCATGATCATCGGGGGGCTAGATTGGAAACAGATCATGGACACCAATCAAATAACAGCAAGGATAAATTACAGCCATCTTCTTCAATTAATGCGTCACTGTCATCGTCTTCAAAAGAAGCCAATGAATGTATTCGTTGGTGGAGCAATTTGATTGATACAGCGGGGGAAGATTTTGCGTTTGTTGACGATAAAGGGGAGGAAAAGGGATTATGTACTGGATCAAAAATCAATCCCGTGGGATTCATTGATGATGGGAGTGATCTTTCTGTGCCACCAAAGAAACTAACCGATGATCGATCTCGGCTTCGATGA